CTCTATTTTAAGAATGACAAATGAAATTGTAAAAGATAAGATAGCGCAGTATAAAATAAATAATTCAAAAGACAAAAAAAATTTAAAGTTAGGATATGATTTCATAGGCACTAATCTTACAGATACTAATTTGATAGGTGCAAATTTTGCAGGTGCATTACTTATAGCATCAAATATGAAAAATACAGATTTAAAAGGGGCAAATCTAATAGGTGCAGACCTAAGAGATGCAGATATTAGAGGATCTAATCTTGAAGATGCTATATTCCTTACTCAATCTCAAATAAATACAGCAAGAGGTAATTATAAAACGAAATTACCAAAATCGTTAGAAAGACCATCATACTGGGAAATTGAAAAATAAATTAAAATATTTTTTATATAATATATCTATTATTACAAGTAAATAAAAGTATAGGATTAGACAACAGAACAATTACCTGGGAAATTAAAATAGGTTTTTAAAATGAAAATGTAGATAAAAACACTTTTAACGTCAGTTTTGATAGGATTTGCTATTAAATTAAACTATTAGAAATAACTACATAAGGGAAATCTATAAATTAATAAGGAGGGTATATTATATGAGTAAAGCAGCAAAAAGAGGATATGATATAAATGATAAAAAATTATTTTATGATAAAGAATTAAAAAAGTTAAAAAAAGCAAAAGAAGAAATAGAGTGGTTATTAAATCGAGATTACAAAATAGATCCTTTAGTAAACTTTGTATCAAATAAATATCAATTTACTAATAGACAAAGAGATGCAATAAAAAGGTCTGTAAGCCCTTATGAAAAAAATAATATAAGAAAATCTAAAAGACTTCTTATAAATAAAATAAGTCAAGGAACTATACATATAGATGGATTTAACTTAATAATAACAATAGAGGTAGCCTTATCTAAAGGAACTTTAATTAGGGGTAGTGATGATAATATTAGAGATTTAGCTGGTCTTAGAGGTACATATAAAATTATAGACAAAACAGAAGAAGCTATAAATTTGATTGGTATTTTTCTAGAAAAATA
Above is a genomic segment from Romboutsia lituseburensis containing:
- a CDS encoding DUF434 domain-containing protein; the encoded protein is MSKAAKRGYDINDKKLFYDKELKKLKKAKEEIEWLLNRDYKIDPLVNFVSNKYQFTNRQRDAIKRSVSPYEKNNIRKSKRLLINKISQGTIHIDGFNLIITIEVALSKGTLIRGSDDNIRDLAGLRGTYKIIDKTEEAINLIGIFLEKYSCSSVKFYLDSPVSNSRNLKYKILELAENWKMDIEVELVNNADIILENLDRVVSSDAAIIDKCISYFNLSKSIIEEYIKDANVIDFN